A window of Castor canadensis chromosome 10, mCasCan1.hap1v2, whole genome shotgun sequence contains these coding sequences:
- the Brpf1 gene encoding peregrin isoform X1 — MGVDFDVKTFCHNLRATKPPYECPVETCRKVYKSYSGIEYHLYHYDHDNPPPPQQTPLRKHKKKGRQSRPANKQSPSPSEVSQSPGREVMSYAQAQRMVEVDLHGRVHRISIFDNLDVVSEDEEAPEEVPENGSNKENTETPAATPKSGKHKSKEKRKDSNHHHHHSAPASAAPKLPEVVYRELEQDTPDAPPRPTSYYRYIEKSAEELDEEVEYDMDEEDYIWLDIMNERRKTEGVSPIPQEIFEYLMDRLEKESYFESHNKGDPNALVDEDAVCCICNDGECQNSNVILFCDMCNLAVHQECYGVPYIPEGQWLCRRCLQSPSRAVDCALCPNKGGAFKQTDDGRWAHVVCALWIPEVCFANTVFLEPIDSIEHIPPARWKLTCYICKQRGSGACIQCHKANCYTAFHVTCAQQAGLYMKMEPVRETGANGTSFSVRKTAYCDIHTPPGSARRLPALSHSEGEEEEDEEEDEGKGWSSEKVKKAKAKSRIKMKKARKILAEKRAAAPVVSVPCIPPHRLSKITNRLTIQRKSQFMQRLHSYWTLKRQSRNGVPLLRRLQTHLQSQRNCDQVGRDSEDKNWALKEQLKSWQRLRHDLERARLLVELIRKREKLKRETIKVQQIAMEMQLTPFLILLRKTLEQLQEKDTGNIFSEPVPLSEVTELDEVPDYLDHIKKPMDFFTMKQNLEAYRYLNFDDFEEDFNLIVSNCLKYNAKDTIFYRAAVRLREQGGAVLRQARRQAEKMGIDFETGMHIPHSLPGDEPPRHTEDAEEERLVLLENQKHLPVEEQLKLLLERLDEVNASKQSVGRSRRAKMIKKEMTALRRKLAHQRETGRDGPERHGPSSRGSLTPHPAACDKDGQTDSAAEESSSQETSKGLGPNMSSTPAHEVGRRTSVLFSKKNPKTAGPPKRPGRPPKNRESQMTPSHGGSPVGPPQLPIMGSLRQRKRGRSPRPSSSSDSDSDKSTEDPPMDLPANGFSSGNQPVKKSFLVYRNDCNLPRSSSDSESSSSSSSSAASDRTSTTPSKQGRGKPSFSRGTFPEDSSEDTSGTENEAYSVGTGRGVGHSSKYSHSKPGMLGTQYLGLASPPAADPLPFSHSCKVVRKSLGRGTGWISEDEDSPLDALDLVWAKCRGYPSYPALIIDPKMPREGMFHHGVPIPVPPLEVLKLGEQMTQEAREHLYLVLFFDNKRTWQWLPRTKLVPLGVNQDLDKEKMLEGRKSNIRKSVQIAYHRALQHRSKVQGEQSSETSDSD, encoded by the exons ATGGGGGTGGACTTTGATGTGAAGACTTTCTGCCACAACTTACGGGCAACTAAGCCACCATACGAGTGCCCTGTGGAAACCTGCCGCAAGGTTTATAAAAGTTACAGTGGTATTGAGTACCACCTGTACCACTATGACCACGACAACCCGCCGCCCCCACAGCAGACTCCACTCCGCAAGCACAAGAAGAAGGGACGCCAGTCACGCCCAGCCAACAAACAGTCACCCAGCCCCTCTGAGGTATCCCAGTCACCCGGCCGCGAGGTGATGAGCTACGCACAGGCCCAGCGCATGGTAGAGGTGGACCTGCACGGCCGTGTCCACCGCATAAGCATCTTTGACAACCTGGATGTGGTGTCAGAGGATGAGGAAGCCCCTGAGGAGGTCCCTGAGAATGGCAGCAACAAGGAGAACACAGAGACACCTGCAGCTACACCCAAGTCAGGCAAGCATAAGAGCAAGGAGAAGCGCAAGGActccaaccaccaccaccaccacagtgcTCCTGCCAGTGCTGCTCCCAAGCTGCCAGAGGTGGTATACCGCGAGCTGGAGCAGGACACCCCTGACGCCCCGCCCCGGCCCACTTCTTATTACCG GTACATCGAGAAGTCTGCTGAGGAACTGGATGAGGAAGTAGAGTATGACATGGACGAGGAGGACTACATCTGGCTGGATATCATGAACGAGCGGCGGAAGACAGAGGGTGTGAGTCCCATCCCACAGGAGATCTTTGAGTACCTTATGGACCGGCTGGAAAAGGAATCCTACTTTGAGAGTCACAATAAAGGTGACCCCAATGCACTAGTGGATGAAGATGCTGTCTGCTGTATCTGTAATGATGGTGAGTGCCAGAACAGCAATGTCATCCTCTTCTGTGACATGTGCAACCTGGCCGTGCACCAGGAGTGCTACGGTGTCCCCTATATCCCTGAGGGCCAGTGGCTGTGCCGCCGTTGCCTACAGTCACCTTCCCGTGCTGTGGACTGTGCTCTATGCCCCAATAAGGGTGGTGCCTTCAAGCAGACAGATGATGGACGCTGGGCCCACGTGGTGTGTGCCCTGTGGATACCAGAGGTCTGTTTCGCCAACACAGTCTTCCTAGAGCCTATCGACAGCATCGAGCACATCCCACCAGCCCGCTGGAAGCTTACCTGCTACATTTGCAAACAGCGGGGCTCAGGGGCCTGCATCCAGTGCCACAAGGCCAACTGCTACACAGCCTTTCATGTGACATGCGCCCAACAGGCTGGCCTTTACATGAAGATGGAACCTGTGCGGGAGACAGGTGCCAATGGCACCTCCTTCAGCGTCCGCAAGACGGCCTACTGCGACATCCACACACCCCCAGGTTCTGCACGCCGCCTGCCTGCCCTATCCCACAGCgagggtgaggaggaggaagatgaagaggaggaTGAGGGTAAGGGTTGGAGCTCAGAGAAGGTCAAGAAGGCCAAAGCCAAGTCCCGGATCAAGATGAAGAAGGCACGAAAGATCTTAGCAGAGAAGCGAGCAGCAGCACCTGTGGTGTCAGTGCCTTGCATCCCACCACACAG GCTTAGTAAAATCACCAACCGCCTGACCATCCAGAGGAAGAGCCAGTTCATGCAGAGGCTACACAGCTACTGGACACTGAAGCGACAGTCACGGAATGGAGTTCCACTGCTACGCCGACTGCAGACACATCTCCAGTCTCAGAGGAACTGTGACCAAGTTGGG AGAGATTCTGAGGATAAGAACTGGGCCCTCAAAGAACAACTCAAGTCCTGGCAGCGGCTCCGGCATGACCTGGAGCGGGCTCGGCTGCTGGTGGAGCTGATCCGCAAGCGGGAGAAACTAAAGAGGGAGACG ATCAAGGTCCAACAGATCGCCATGGAGATGCAGCTGACCCCTTTCCTCATCCTGCTTCGCAAAACCTTGGAGCAGCTCCAAGAGAAGGACACAGGCAACATCTTCAGCGAGCCGGTCCCTCTGTCTGAGGTAACCGAATTGGACGAA GTACCTGACTACCTAGACCACATCAAAAAGCCCATGGACTTTTTCACCATGAAGCAGAACTTGGAGGCTTACCGCTACCTGAACTTTGATGATTTTGAGGAGGACTTCAACCTCATCGTCAGCAACTGCCTCAAGTATAACGCCAAGGATACCATATTCTACAGGGCAGCAGTGCGACTCCGTGAGCAGGGTGGTGCTGTACTCCGTCAGGCTCGGCGCCAGGCAGAAAAAATGGGCATTGACTTTGAGACGGGCATGCATATCCCCCACAGCCTTCCTGGAGATGAGCCCCCACGCCACACTGAAGATG CTGAGGAAGAGCGGCTGGTCCTGCTGGAGAACCAGAAGCACCTGCCAGTAGAAGAGCAGCTGAAGCTGTTACTCGAGCGATTGGATGAAGTCAATGCTAGCAAGCAGAGTGTGGGCCGCTCCCGGCGTGCAAAAATGATCAAGAAAGAAATGACAGCATTGCGGAGGAAGCTTGCCCACCAGCGGGAGACTGGACGGGATGGGCCTGAGCGGCATGGCCCCTCCAGCCGGGGCAGTCTGACACCCCATCCAGCAGCCTGTGACAAGGACGGGCAGACAGACAGTGCCGCAGAGGAGAGCAGCAGCCAGGAGACAAGCAAAG GCCTGGGTCCCAACATGTCCTCAACCCCAGCACATGAGGTGGGCAGGAGAACCTCAGTTCTGTTCTCCAAAAAGAACCCGAAGACAGCTGGACCGCCCAAGAGGCCGGGCCGGCCCCCCAAAAACCGGGAGAGCCAGATGACCCCCAGCCACGGAGGCAGTCCTGTGGGGCCCCCCCAGCTCCCCATCATGGGCTCCCTGCGTCAGCGCAAGCGGGGTAGGAGCCCCCGACCCAGTTCGAGTTCAGACAGCGACAGTGATAAGTCCACAGAAGATCCCCCAATGG ACTTACCAGCCAATGGCTTCAGCAGTGGAAACCAGCCAGTGAAGAAGAGTTTCCTGGTGTACCGTAATGACTGCAACCTTCCCCGGAGCAGCTCAGACTCGGAGtccagcagcagtagcagcagcagcgcCGCCTCAGACCGTACCAG CACAACACCCTCAAAGCAAGGCCGGGGCAAGCCCTCCTTCTCTCGGGGTACGTTCCCAGAGGACAGCAGTGAAGATACCTCAGGCACTGAGAATGAGGCCTACTCCGTAGGCACTGGCCGCGGCGTGGGCCACAGCAGTAAGTACTCTCACTCAAAGCCAGGAATGCTGGGGACCCAATATCTGGGCCTTGCCAGCCCTCCAGCTGCTGATCCGCTCCCTTTCTCCCATTCCTGTAAAGTGGTGAGGAAGAGTCTGGGCCGGGGAACTGGCTGGATTTCAGAGGATGAGGACTCCCCCTTGGACGCCCTGGACCTCGTGTGGGCCAAATGCCGAGGGTATCCGTCATACCCAGCTCTG ATCATTGATCCAAAGATGCCCCGAGAAGGTATGTTCCACCATGGGGTTCCCATCCCTGTGCCCCCACTGGAGGTGCTGAAACTTGGGGAGCAGATGACCCAGGAAGCCCGAGAGCATCTCTACCTCGTTCTCTTCTTTGATAACAAACGAACCTG GCAGTGGCTACCCAGGACTAAGCTTGTTCCTCTGGGTGTGAATCAGGATCTGGACAAAGAGAAGATGCTGGAGGGCCGCAAGTCTAACATCCGCAAGTCAGTACAGATCGCTTACCACAGGGCTCTGCAGCATCGCAGCAAGGTGCAGGGTGAGCAGAGCAGTGAGACCAGCGATAGTGACTGA
- the Brpf1 gene encoding peregrin isoform X6 yields MGVDFDVKTFCHNLRATKPPYECPVETCRKVYKSYSGIEYHLYHYDHDNPPPPQQTPLRKHKKKGRQSRPANKQSPSPSEVSQSPGREVMSYAQAQRMVEVDLHGRVHRISIFDNLDVVSEDEEAPEEVPENGSNKENTETPAATPKSGKHKSKEKRKDSNHHHHHSAPASAAPKLPEVVYRELEQDTPDAPPRPTSYYRYIEKSAEELDEEVEYDMDEEDYIWLDIMNERRKTEGVSPIPQEIFEYLMDRLEKESYFESHNKGDPNALVDEDAVCCICNDGECQNSNVILFCDMCNLAVHQECYGVPYIPEGQWLCRRCLQSPSRAVDCALCPNKGGAFKQTDDGRWAHVVCALWIPEVCFANTVFLEPIDSIEHIPPARWKLTCYICKQRGSGACIQCHKANCYTAFHVTCAQQAGLYMKMEPVRETGANGTSFSVRKTAYCDIHTPPGSARRLPALSHSEGEEEEDEEEDEGKGWSSEKVKKAKAKSRIKMKKARKILAEKRAAAPVVSVPCIPPHRLSKITNRLTIQRKSQFMQRLHSYWTLKRQSRNGVPLLRRLQTHLQSQRNCDQVGRDSEDKNWALKEQLKSWQRLRHDLERARLLVELIRKREKLKRETIKVQQIAMEMQLTPFLILLRKTLEQLQEKDTGNIFSEPVPLSEVPDYLDHIKKPMDFFTMKQNLEAYRYLNFDDFEEDFNLIVSNCLKYNAKDTIFYRAAVRLREQGGAVLRQARRQAEKMGIDFETGMHIPHSLPGDEPPRHTEDAAEEERLVLLENQKHLPVEEQLKLLLERLDEVNASKQSVGRSRRAKMIKKEMTALRRKLAHQRETGRDGPERHGPSSRGSLTPHPAACDKDGQTDSAAEESSSQETSKGLGPNMSSTPAHEVGRRTSVLFSKKNPKTAGPPKRPGRPPKNRESQMTPSHGGSPVGPPQLPIMGSLRQRKRGRSPRPSSSSDSDSDKSTEDPPMDLPANGFSSGNQPVKKSFLVYRNDCNLPRSSSDSESSSSSSSSAASDRTSTTPSKQGRGKPSFSRGTFPEDSSEDTSGTENEAYSVGTGRGVGHSMVRKSLGRGTGWISEDEDSPLDALDLVWAKCRGYPSYPALIIDPKMPREGMFHHGVPIPVPPLEVLKLGEQMTQEAREHLYLVLFFDNKRTWQWLPRTKLVPLGVNQDLDKEKMLEGRKSNIRKSVQIAYHRALQHRSKVQGEQSSETSDSD; encoded by the exons ATGGGGGTGGACTTTGATGTGAAGACTTTCTGCCACAACTTACGGGCAACTAAGCCACCATACGAGTGCCCTGTGGAAACCTGCCGCAAGGTTTATAAAAGTTACAGTGGTATTGAGTACCACCTGTACCACTATGACCACGACAACCCGCCGCCCCCACAGCAGACTCCACTCCGCAAGCACAAGAAGAAGGGACGCCAGTCACGCCCAGCCAACAAACAGTCACCCAGCCCCTCTGAGGTATCCCAGTCACCCGGCCGCGAGGTGATGAGCTACGCACAGGCCCAGCGCATGGTAGAGGTGGACCTGCACGGCCGTGTCCACCGCATAAGCATCTTTGACAACCTGGATGTGGTGTCAGAGGATGAGGAAGCCCCTGAGGAGGTCCCTGAGAATGGCAGCAACAAGGAGAACACAGAGACACCTGCAGCTACACCCAAGTCAGGCAAGCATAAGAGCAAGGAGAAGCGCAAGGActccaaccaccaccaccaccacagtgcTCCTGCCAGTGCTGCTCCCAAGCTGCCAGAGGTGGTATACCGCGAGCTGGAGCAGGACACCCCTGACGCCCCGCCCCGGCCCACTTCTTATTACCG GTACATCGAGAAGTCTGCTGAGGAACTGGATGAGGAAGTAGAGTATGACATGGACGAGGAGGACTACATCTGGCTGGATATCATGAACGAGCGGCGGAAGACAGAGGGTGTGAGTCCCATCCCACAGGAGATCTTTGAGTACCTTATGGACCGGCTGGAAAAGGAATCCTACTTTGAGAGTCACAATAAAGGTGACCCCAATGCACTAGTGGATGAAGATGCTGTCTGCTGTATCTGTAATGATGGTGAGTGCCAGAACAGCAATGTCATCCTCTTCTGTGACATGTGCAACCTGGCCGTGCACCAGGAGTGCTACGGTGTCCCCTATATCCCTGAGGGCCAGTGGCTGTGCCGCCGTTGCCTACAGTCACCTTCCCGTGCTGTGGACTGTGCTCTATGCCCCAATAAGGGTGGTGCCTTCAAGCAGACAGATGATGGACGCTGGGCCCACGTGGTGTGTGCCCTGTGGATACCAGAGGTCTGTTTCGCCAACACAGTCTTCCTAGAGCCTATCGACAGCATCGAGCACATCCCACCAGCCCGCTGGAAGCTTACCTGCTACATTTGCAAACAGCGGGGCTCAGGGGCCTGCATCCAGTGCCACAAGGCCAACTGCTACACAGCCTTTCATGTGACATGCGCCCAACAGGCTGGCCTTTACATGAAGATGGAACCTGTGCGGGAGACAGGTGCCAATGGCACCTCCTTCAGCGTCCGCAAGACGGCCTACTGCGACATCCACACACCCCCAGGTTCTGCACGCCGCCTGCCTGCCCTATCCCACAGCgagggtgaggaggaggaagatgaagaggaggaTGAGGGTAAGGGTTGGAGCTCAGAGAAGGTCAAGAAGGCCAAAGCCAAGTCCCGGATCAAGATGAAGAAGGCACGAAAGATCTTAGCAGAGAAGCGAGCAGCAGCACCTGTGGTGTCAGTGCCTTGCATCCCACCACACAG GCTTAGTAAAATCACCAACCGCCTGACCATCCAGAGGAAGAGCCAGTTCATGCAGAGGCTACACAGCTACTGGACACTGAAGCGACAGTCACGGAATGGAGTTCCACTGCTACGCCGACTGCAGACACATCTCCAGTCTCAGAGGAACTGTGACCAAGTTGGG AGAGATTCTGAGGATAAGAACTGGGCCCTCAAAGAACAACTCAAGTCCTGGCAGCGGCTCCGGCATGACCTGGAGCGGGCTCGGCTGCTGGTGGAGCTGATCCGCAAGCGGGAGAAACTAAAGAGGGAGACG ATCAAGGTCCAACAGATCGCCATGGAGATGCAGCTGACCCCTTTCCTCATCCTGCTTCGCAAAACCTTGGAGCAGCTCCAAGAGAAGGACACAGGCAACATCTTCAGCGAGCCGGTCCCTCTGTCTGAG GTACCTGACTACCTAGACCACATCAAAAAGCCCATGGACTTTTTCACCATGAAGCAGAACTTGGAGGCTTACCGCTACCTGAACTTTGATGATTTTGAGGAGGACTTCAACCTCATCGTCAGCAACTGCCTCAAGTATAACGCCAAGGATACCATATTCTACAGGGCAGCAGTGCGACTCCGTGAGCAGGGTGGTGCTGTACTCCGTCAGGCTCGGCGCCAGGCAGAAAAAATGGGCATTGACTTTGAGACGGGCATGCATATCCCCCACAGCCTTCCTGGAGATGAGCCCCCACGCCACACTGAAGATG CAGCTGAGGAAGAGCGGCTGGTCCTGCTGGAGAACCAGAAGCACCTGCCAGTAGAAGAGCAGCTGAAGCTGTTACTCGAGCGATTGGATGAAGTCAATGCTAGCAAGCAGAGTGTGGGCCGCTCCCGGCGTGCAAAAATGATCAAGAAAGAAATGACAGCATTGCGGAGGAAGCTTGCCCACCAGCGGGAGACTGGACGGGATGGGCCTGAGCGGCATGGCCCCTCCAGCCGGGGCAGTCTGACACCCCATCCAGCAGCCTGTGACAAGGACGGGCAGACAGACAGTGCCGCAGAGGAGAGCAGCAGCCAGGAGACAAGCAAAG GCCTGGGTCCCAACATGTCCTCAACCCCAGCACATGAGGTGGGCAGGAGAACCTCAGTTCTGTTCTCCAAAAAGAACCCGAAGACAGCTGGACCGCCCAAGAGGCCGGGCCGGCCCCCCAAAAACCGGGAGAGCCAGATGACCCCCAGCCACGGAGGCAGTCCTGTGGGGCCCCCCCAGCTCCCCATCATGGGCTCCCTGCGTCAGCGCAAGCGGGGTAGGAGCCCCCGACCCAGTTCGAGTTCAGACAGCGACAGTGATAAGTCCACAGAAGATCCCCCAATGG ACTTACCAGCCAATGGCTTCAGCAGTGGAAACCAGCCAGTGAAGAAGAGTTTCCTGGTGTACCGTAATGACTGCAACCTTCCCCGGAGCAGCTCAGACTCGGAGtccagcagcagtagcagcagcagcgcCGCCTCAGACCGTACCAG CACAACACCCTCAAAGCAAGGCCGGGGCAAGCCCTCCTTCTCTCGGGGTACGTTCCCAGAGGACAGCAGTGAAGATACCTCAGGCACTGAGAATGAGGCCTACTCCGTAGGCACTGGCCGCGGCGTGGGCCACAGCA TGGTGAGGAAGAGTCTGGGCCGGGGAACTGGCTGGATTTCAGAGGATGAGGACTCCCCCTTGGACGCCCTGGACCTCGTGTGGGCCAAATGCCGAGGGTATCCGTCATACCCAGCTCTG ATCATTGATCCAAAGATGCCCCGAGAAGGTATGTTCCACCATGGGGTTCCCATCCCTGTGCCCCCACTGGAGGTGCTGAAACTTGGGGAGCAGATGACCCAGGAAGCCCGAGAGCATCTCTACCTCGTTCTCTTCTTTGATAACAAACGAACCTG GCAGTGGCTACCCAGGACTAAGCTTGTTCCTCTGGGTGTGAATCAGGATCTGGACAAAGAGAAGATGCTGGAGGGCCGCAAGTCTAACATCCGCAAGTCAGTACAGATCGCTTACCACAGGGCTCTGCAGCATCGCAGCAAGGTGCAGGGTGAGCAGAGCAGTGAGACCAGCGATAGTGACTGA